The proteins below are encoded in one region of Meriones unguiculatus strain TT.TT164.6M chromosome 18, Bangor_MerUng_6.1, whole genome shotgun sequence:
- the Adam33 gene encoding disintegrin and metalloproteinase domain-containing protein 33 isoform X2, with translation MGLGCGRPGGSPMLLLLLLLPPACLLRSSRTFPGNAPGEPVTPHWILDGEHWLKVTLEEPILKPDVVLVALEAEGRDLLLELEKNHRLLAPGYTETHYSPDGQPVVLFPNHTDHCHYHGRVRGFLDSWVALSICSGMRGLIGVSSNVSYYLYPWAPGDTEDFATHKIFRMEQLFPWRGARRDKDSKYKAGMASLPHVPQSRVRREARKSPRYLELYMVADHTLFLVQRQNLNHTRQRLLEVANCVDQILRTLDIQVVLTGLEVWTEQDHSPITQDANATLWAFLQWRRGLWARRPHDSTQLLTGRTFQGTMVGLAPVEGMCRAESSGGVSTDHSELPVGTAATMAHEIGHSLGLRHDSEGCCTEADAEQGGCVMEAATGYPFPRVFSACSRRQLRAFFRKGGGACLSSSPAPGLLVLPARCGDGFVEAGEECDCGSGQVRSSAPSPGTGADPCSQPPPGLACCPVTHPVLSSLTSGVSRPLLLCPQLLPACGGPMRPRRLLCAVPGEGSGNCGSKLGWYLPGPLTECELDPVCGLTWRSLGLSAKIPDSPLSLPSPNGSLAQLKSAGTPCRPAVSACDLPEFCTGTSPHCPADVYLLDGSPCAEGRGYCLDGWCPTLEQQCQQLWGPGSQPAPEPCFQEVNSVGNSQGNCGQDSKGSFLPCAERDAQCGKLLCQGGEPKPLVPHLVTVDSTVLLEGHKVACRGASVLPGAYLDQLDLSLVEPGTRCGPSMVCQDRHCRNATSQELERCLTACRNHGVCNSNHNCHCAAGWAPPFCDKPGPGGSMDSGPAQPANRVAFPLAVLLSFLLPLLPGAGLAWCYYQLPRLRQPPGWCCERGPMCNRPISSPCRDQPLGSVHPVELGSISTGEPSPLHPENSVLTSVRTALRSSTTQTCSILMVKSRHQDSVSGEGESPEARRKRQVPAACHFRIF, from the exons CAGGCTCCTGGCCCCAGGATACACAGAAACTCACTACAGCCCAGATGGGCAGCCTGTGGTGCTATTCCCCAACCACACG GATCATTGCCATTATCATGGGCGTGTGAGGGGCTTTCTGGATTCCTGGGTCGCCCTCAGCATCTGCTCAGGGATGAG GGGCCTGATTGGGGTCAGTAGCAATGTCAGTTACTATCTGTATCCCTGGGCTCCCGGGGACACCGAGGACTTCGCAACCCACAAGATCTTCAGGATGGAGCAGCTGTTCCCCTGGAGAGGGGCTCGGAGAGACAAGGACTCCAAATACAAAGCAGGAATGGCCAGTCTTCCTCATGTCCCCCAGAGCCGG GTGAGGAGAGAGGCCCGCAAGAGCCCCAGGTACCTGGAACTGTACATGGTGGCTGACCACACTCTG TTCCTGGTCCAGCGCCAGAACCTGAACCACACGAGACAGCGCCTCCTGGAAGTTGCCAATTGCGTGGACCAG ATTCTGAGGACCCTGGATATCCAGGTGGTGTTGACAGGCCTGGAAGTGTGGACCGAGCAGGATCACAGCCCCATCACGCAGGACGCAAACGCAACGCTCTGGGCTTTCCTACAGTGGCGCCGTGGGCTGTGGGCTAGGAGACCCCACGACTCCACACAACTGCTCAC GGGGCGCACCTTCCAGGGCACCATGGTGGGCCTGGCGCCTGTGGAGGGTATGTGCCGTGCCGAGAGCTCCGGAGGTGTGAGCACG GACCACTCGGAACTCCCCGTCGGCACAGCAGCCACCATGGCCCACGAGATAGGCCACAGCCTGGGCCTCCGCCATGACTCCGAAGGATGCTGCACGGAAGCAGACGCAGAACAAGGGGGCTGCGTCATGGAGGCAGCCACAGG GTACCCGTTCCCGCGCGTCTTCAGCGCCTGCAGCCGCCGCCAGCTGCGCGCCTTCTTCCGCAAGGGAGGCGGGGCGTGCCTCTCCTCTAGCCCGGCCCCGGGGCTCCTGGTCCTGCCCGCCCGCTGCGGAGACGGCTtcgtggaagcaggagaagagtgCGACTGCGGTTCCGGCCAGGTTAGGTCATCGGCTCCGTCCCCGGGGACCGGTGCTGACCCGTGCTCCCAGCCTCCCCCAGGTCTAGCTTGCTGCCCCGTCACGCATCCtgttctctcctctctgactTCAGGAGTGTCCAGACCCCTGCTGCTTTGCCCACAACTGCTCCCTGCGTGCGGGGGCCCAATGCGCCCACGGCGATTGCTGTGCGCAGTGCCTGGTGAGGGCTCCGGAAACTGTGGATCAAAGCTGGGCTGGTACCTTCCTGGTCCCCTTACTGAGTGTGAGCTTGACCCGGTGTGTGGGCTCACTTGGCGCTCCCTAGGGCTTTCTGCAAAGATCCCTGACTCTCCcctgtctctcccctcccctaACGGGTCGCTGGCGCAGCTGAAGTCGGCGGGCACGCCTTGTCGTCCGGCTGTAAGCGCCTGCGACCTCCCTGAGTTCTGCACGGGCACCTCCCCGCACTGCCCCGCGGACGTTTACCTCCTGGACGGCTCACCCTGCGCCGAGGGCCGGGGCTATTGCCTGGATGGCTGGTGTCCCACGCTGGAGCAGCAGTGCCAGCAGCTCTGGGGGCCCG GGTCCCAGCCTGCCCCCGAGCCATGTTTCCAGGAGGTGAACTCCGTGGGCAATTCTCAGGGGAACTGCGGCCAGGATAGCAAGGGCAGCTTCCTGCCTTGTGCCGAGAG GGACGCTCAGTGTGGGAAGCTGCTGTGCCAGGGAGGGGAGCCAAAGCCACTTGTGCCACACTTGGTGACCGTGGATTCCACAGTTCTCCTAGAGGGCCACAAAGTGGCTTGCCGGGGAGCCTCCGTGCTCCCTGGTGCTTATCTGGACCAGCTTGACTTGAGTCTGGTGGAGCCAGGCACCCGCTGTGGACCTAGCATG GTGTGCCAGGACAGGCATTGCCGGAATGCTACCTCCCAGGAGCTGGAGCGTTGCTTGACTGCCTGCCGTAACCATGGG GTTTGCAATAGCAACCACAACTGCCACTGCGCTGCAGGCTGGGCTCCACCCTTCTGCGACAAGCCGGGCCCGGGTGGCAGCATGGACAGCGGCCCTGCACAGCCTGCAA ACCGAGTCGCCTTCCCACTGGCCGTgctcctcagcttcctgctgcctctgctccctggggCTGGCCTAGCCTGGTGCTACTACCAGCTTCCGAGACTGCGGCAGCCACCGGGATGGTGCTGCGAGAGGGGCCCCATGTGCAATAG GCCCATCAGTAGCCCCTGCAGGGACCAGCCCTTGGGCAGTGTTCACCCCGTAGAGCTTGGCTCCATCAGCACTGGAGAGCCCTCACCCCTGC ACCCCGAGAATTCTGTGCTTACCTCAGTAAGAACTGCCCTACGAAGCTCAACCACACAGACCTGCTCCATCCTTATG GTCAAGTCCAGACACCAAGATTCTGTCTCTGGAGAAGGGGAGTCTCCTGAGGCAAGGAGAAAAAGACAAGTGCCCGCTGCCTGCCACTTCAGGATCTTCTGA
- the Adam33 gene encoding disintegrin and metalloproteinase domain-containing protein 33 isoform X1 — protein MGLGCGRPGGSPMLLLLLLLPPACLLRSSRTFPGNAPGEPVTPHWILDGEHWLKVTLEEPILKPDVVLVALEAEGRDLLLELEKNHRLLAPGYTETHYSPDGQPVVLFPNHTDHCHYHGRVRGFLDSWVALSICSGMRGLIGVSSNVSYYLYPWAPGDTEDFATHKIFRMEQLFPWRGARRDKDSKYKAGMASLPHVPQSRVRREARKSPRYLELYMVADHTLFLVQRQNLNHTRQRLLEVANCVDQILRTLDIQVVLTGLEVWTEQDHSPITQDANATLWAFLQWRRGLWARRPHDSTQLLTGRTFQGTMVGLAPVEGMCRAESSGGVSTDHSELPVGTAATMAHEIGHSLGLRHDSEGCCTEADAEQGGCVMEAATGYPFPRVFSACSRRQLRAFFRKGGGACLSSSPAPGLLVLPARCGDGFVEAGEECDCGSGQVRSSAPSPGTGADPCSQPPPGLACCPVTHPVLSSLTSGVSRPLLLCPQLLPACGGPMRPRRLLCAVPGEGSGNCGSKLGWYLPGPLTECELDPVCGLTWRSLGLSAKIPDSPLSLPSPNGSLAQLKSAGTPCRPAVSACDLPEFCTGTSPHCPADVYLLDGSPCAEGRGYCLDGWCPTLEQQCQQLWGPGSQPAPEPCFQEVNSVGNSQGNCGQDSKGSFLPCAERDAQCGKLLCQGGEPKPLVPHLVTVDSTVLLEGHKVACRGASVLPGAYLDQLDLSLVEPGTRCGPSMVCQDRHCRNATSQELERCLTACRNHGVCNSNHNCHCAAGWAPPFCDKPGPGGSMDSGPAQPANRVAFPLAVLLSFLLPLLPGAGLAWCYYQLPRLRQPPGWCCERGPMCNRPISSPCRDQPLGSVHPVELGSISTGEPSPLHPENSVLTSVRTALRSSTTQTCSILMQVKSRHQDSVSGEGESPEARRKRQVPAACHFRIF, from the exons CAGGCTCCTGGCCCCAGGATACACAGAAACTCACTACAGCCCAGATGGGCAGCCTGTGGTGCTATTCCCCAACCACACG GATCATTGCCATTATCATGGGCGTGTGAGGGGCTTTCTGGATTCCTGGGTCGCCCTCAGCATCTGCTCAGGGATGAG GGGCCTGATTGGGGTCAGTAGCAATGTCAGTTACTATCTGTATCCCTGGGCTCCCGGGGACACCGAGGACTTCGCAACCCACAAGATCTTCAGGATGGAGCAGCTGTTCCCCTGGAGAGGGGCTCGGAGAGACAAGGACTCCAAATACAAAGCAGGAATGGCCAGTCTTCCTCATGTCCCCCAGAGCCGG GTGAGGAGAGAGGCCCGCAAGAGCCCCAGGTACCTGGAACTGTACATGGTGGCTGACCACACTCTG TTCCTGGTCCAGCGCCAGAACCTGAACCACACGAGACAGCGCCTCCTGGAAGTTGCCAATTGCGTGGACCAG ATTCTGAGGACCCTGGATATCCAGGTGGTGTTGACAGGCCTGGAAGTGTGGACCGAGCAGGATCACAGCCCCATCACGCAGGACGCAAACGCAACGCTCTGGGCTTTCCTACAGTGGCGCCGTGGGCTGTGGGCTAGGAGACCCCACGACTCCACACAACTGCTCAC GGGGCGCACCTTCCAGGGCACCATGGTGGGCCTGGCGCCTGTGGAGGGTATGTGCCGTGCCGAGAGCTCCGGAGGTGTGAGCACG GACCACTCGGAACTCCCCGTCGGCACAGCAGCCACCATGGCCCACGAGATAGGCCACAGCCTGGGCCTCCGCCATGACTCCGAAGGATGCTGCACGGAAGCAGACGCAGAACAAGGGGGCTGCGTCATGGAGGCAGCCACAGG GTACCCGTTCCCGCGCGTCTTCAGCGCCTGCAGCCGCCGCCAGCTGCGCGCCTTCTTCCGCAAGGGAGGCGGGGCGTGCCTCTCCTCTAGCCCGGCCCCGGGGCTCCTGGTCCTGCCCGCCCGCTGCGGAGACGGCTtcgtggaagcaggagaagagtgCGACTGCGGTTCCGGCCAGGTTAGGTCATCGGCTCCGTCCCCGGGGACCGGTGCTGACCCGTGCTCCCAGCCTCCCCCAGGTCTAGCTTGCTGCCCCGTCACGCATCCtgttctctcctctctgactTCAGGAGTGTCCAGACCCCTGCTGCTTTGCCCACAACTGCTCCCTGCGTGCGGGGGCCCAATGCGCCCACGGCGATTGCTGTGCGCAGTGCCTGGTGAGGGCTCCGGAAACTGTGGATCAAAGCTGGGCTGGTACCTTCCTGGTCCCCTTACTGAGTGTGAGCTTGACCCGGTGTGTGGGCTCACTTGGCGCTCCCTAGGGCTTTCTGCAAAGATCCCTGACTCTCCcctgtctctcccctcccctaACGGGTCGCTGGCGCAGCTGAAGTCGGCGGGCACGCCTTGTCGTCCGGCTGTAAGCGCCTGCGACCTCCCTGAGTTCTGCACGGGCACCTCCCCGCACTGCCCCGCGGACGTTTACCTCCTGGACGGCTCACCCTGCGCCGAGGGCCGGGGCTATTGCCTGGATGGCTGGTGTCCCACGCTGGAGCAGCAGTGCCAGCAGCTCTGGGGGCCCG GGTCCCAGCCTGCCCCCGAGCCATGTTTCCAGGAGGTGAACTCCGTGGGCAATTCTCAGGGGAACTGCGGCCAGGATAGCAAGGGCAGCTTCCTGCCTTGTGCCGAGAG GGACGCTCAGTGTGGGAAGCTGCTGTGCCAGGGAGGGGAGCCAAAGCCACTTGTGCCACACTTGGTGACCGTGGATTCCACAGTTCTCCTAGAGGGCCACAAAGTGGCTTGCCGGGGAGCCTCCGTGCTCCCTGGTGCTTATCTGGACCAGCTTGACTTGAGTCTGGTGGAGCCAGGCACCCGCTGTGGACCTAGCATG GTGTGCCAGGACAGGCATTGCCGGAATGCTACCTCCCAGGAGCTGGAGCGTTGCTTGACTGCCTGCCGTAACCATGGG GTTTGCAATAGCAACCACAACTGCCACTGCGCTGCAGGCTGGGCTCCACCCTTCTGCGACAAGCCGGGCCCGGGTGGCAGCATGGACAGCGGCCCTGCACAGCCTGCAA ACCGAGTCGCCTTCCCACTGGCCGTgctcctcagcttcctgctgcctctgctccctggggCTGGCCTAGCCTGGTGCTACTACCAGCTTCCGAGACTGCGGCAGCCACCGGGATGGTGCTGCGAGAGGGGCCCCATGTGCAATAG GCCCATCAGTAGCCCCTGCAGGGACCAGCCCTTGGGCAGTGTTCACCCCGTAGAGCTTGGCTCCATCAGCACTGGAGAGCCCTCACCCCTGC ACCCCGAGAATTCTGTGCTTACCTCAGTAAGAACTGCCCTACGAAGCTCAACCACACAGACCTGCTCCATCCTTATG CAGGTCAAGTCCAGACACCAAGATTCTGTCTCTGGAGAAGGGGAGTCTCCTGAGGCAAGGAGAAAAAGACAAGTGCCCGCTGCCTGCCACTTCAGGATCTTCTGA
- the Adam33 gene encoding disintegrin and metalloproteinase domain-containing protein 33 isoform X3, whose translation MGLGCGRPGGSPMLLLLLLLPPACLLRSSRTFPGNAPGEPVTPHWILDGEHWLKVTLEEPILKPDVVLVALEAEGRDLLLELEKNHRLLAPGYTETHYSPDGQPVVLFPNHTDHCHYHGRVRGFLDSWVALSICSGMRGLIGVSSNVSYYLYPWAPGDTEDFATHKIFRMEQLFPWRGARRDKDSKYKAGMASLPHVPQSRVRREARKSPRYLELYMVADHTLFLVQRQNLNHTRQRLLEVANCVDQILRTLDIQVVLTGLEVWTEQDHSPITQDANATLWAFLQWRRGLWARRPHDSTQLLTGRTFQGTMVGLAPVEGMCRAESSGGVSTDHSELPVGTAATMAHEIGHSLGLRHDSEGCCTEADAEQGGCVMEAATGYPFPRVFSACSRRQLRAFFRKGGGACLSSSPAPGLLVLPARCGDGFVEAGEECDCGSGQVRSSAPSPGTGADPCSQPPPGLACCPVTHPVLSSLTSGVSRPLLLCPQLLPACGGPMRPRRLLCAVPGEGSGNCGSKLGWYLPGPLTECELDPVCGLTWRSLGLSAKIPDSPLSLPSPNGSLAQLKSAGTPCRPAVSACDLPEFCTGTSPHCPADVYLLDGSPCAEGRGYCLDGWCPTLEQQCQQLWGPGSQPAPEPCFQEVNSVGNSQGNCGQDSKGSFLPCAERDAQCGKLLCQGGEPKPLVPHLVTVDSTVLLEGHKVACRGASVLPGAYLDQLDLSLVEPGTRCGPSMVCQDRHCRNATSQELERCLTACRNHGVCNSNHNCHCAAGWAPPFCDKPGPGGSMDSGPAQPANRVAFPLAVLLSFLLPLLPGAGLAWCYYQLPRLRQPPGWCCERGPMCNRPISSPCRDQPLGSVHPVELGSISTGEPSPLHPENSVLTSVRTALRSSTTQTCSILMVGKGSTPDPLHTPICISAKL comes from the exons CAGGCTCCTGGCCCCAGGATACACAGAAACTCACTACAGCCCAGATGGGCAGCCTGTGGTGCTATTCCCCAACCACACG GATCATTGCCATTATCATGGGCGTGTGAGGGGCTTTCTGGATTCCTGGGTCGCCCTCAGCATCTGCTCAGGGATGAG GGGCCTGATTGGGGTCAGTAGCAATGTCAGTTACTATCTGTATCCCTGGGCTCCCGGGGACACCGAGGACTTCGCAACCCACAAGATCTTCAGGATGGAGCAGCTGTTCCCCTGGAGAGGGGCTCGGAGAGACAAGGACTCCAAATACAAAGCAGGAATGGCCAGTCTTCCTCATGTCCCCCAGAGCCGG GTGAGGAGAGAGGCCCGCAAGAGCCCCAGGTACCTGGAACTGTACATGGTGGCTGACCACACTCTG TTCCTGGTCCAGCGCCAGAACCTGAACCACACGAGACAGCGCCTCCTGGAAGTTGCCAATTGCGTGGACCAG ATTCTGAGGACCCTGGATATCCAGGTGGTGTTGACAGGCCTGGAAGTGTGGACCGAGCAGGATCACAGCCCCATCACGCAGGACGCAAACGCAACGCTCTGGGCTTTCCTACAGTGGCGCCGTGGGCTGTGGGCTAGGAGACCCCACGACTCCACACAACTGCTCAC GGGGCGCACCTTCCAGGGCACCATGGTGGGCCTGGCGCCTGTGGAGGGTATGTGCCGTGCCGAGAGCTCCGGAGGTGTGAGCACG GACCACTCGGAACTCCCCGTCGGCACAGCAGCCACCATGGCCCACGAGATAGGCCACAGCCTGGGCCTCCGCCATGACTCCGAAGGATGCTGCACGGAAGCAGACGCAGAACAAGGGGGCTGCGTCATGGAGGCAGCCACAGG GTACCCGTTCCCGCGCGTCTTCAGCGCCTGCAGCCGCCGCCAGCTGCGCGCCTTCTTCCGCAAGGGAGGCGGGGCGTGCCTCTCCTCTAGCCCGGCCCCGGGGCTCCTGGTCCTGCCCGCCCGCTGCGGAGACGGCTtcgtggaagcaggagaagagtgCGACTGCGGTTCCGGCCAGGTTAGGTCATCGGCTCCGTCCCCGGGGACCGGTGCTGACCCGTGCTCCCAGCCTCCCCCAGGTCTAGCTTGCTGCCCCGTCACGCATCCtgttctctcctctctgactTCAGGAGTGTCCAGACCCCTGCTGCTTTGCCCACAACTGCTCCCTGCGTGCGGGGGCCCAATGCGCCCACGGCGATTGCTGTGCGCAGTGCCTGGTGAGGGCTCCGGAAACTGTGGATCAAAGCTGGGCTGGTACCTTCCTGGTCCCCTTACTGAGTGTGAGCTTGACCCGGTGTGTGGGCTCACTTGGCGCTCCCTAGGGCTTTCTGCAAAGATCCCTGACTCTCCcctgtctctcccctcccctaACGGGTCGCTGGCGCAGCTGAAGTCGGCGGGCACGCCTTGTCGTCCGGCTGTAAGCGCCTGCGACCTCCCTGAGTTCTGCACGGGCACCTCCCCGCACTGCCCCGCGGACGTTTACCTCCTGGACGGCTCACCCTGCGCCGAGGGCCGGGGCTATTGCCTGGATGGCTGGTGTCCCACGCTGGAGCAGCAGTGCCAGCAGCTCTGGGGGCCCG GGTCCCAGCCTGCCCCCGAGCCATGTTTCCAGGAGGTGAACTCCGTGGGCAATTCTCAGGGGAACTGCGGCCAGGATAGCAAGGGCAGCTTCCTGCCTTGTGCCGAGAG GGACGCTCAGTGTGGGAAGCTGCTGTGCCAGGGAGGGGAGCCAAAGCCACTTGTGCCACACTTGGTGACCGTGGATTCCACAGTTCTCCTAGAGGGCCACAAAGTGGCTTGCCGGGGAGCCTCCGTGCTCCCTGGTGCTTATCTGGACCAGCTTGACTTGAGTCTGGTGGAGCCAGGCACCCGCTGTGGACCTAGCATG GTGTGCCAGGACAGGCATTGCCGGAATGCTACCTCCCAGGAGCTGGAGCGTTGCTTGACTGCCTGCCGTAACCATGGG GTTTGCAATAGCAACCACAACTGCCACTGCGCTGCAGGCTGGGCTCCACCCTTCTGCGACAAGCCGGGCCCGGGTGGCAGCATGGACAGCGGCCCTGCACAGCCTGCAA ACCGAGTCGCCTTCCCACTGGCCGTgctcctcagcttcctgctgcctctgctccctggggCTGGCCTAGCCTGGTGCTACTACCAGCTTCCGAGACTGCGGCAGCCACCGGGATGGTGCTGCGAGAGGGGCCCCATGTGCAATAG GCCCATCAGTAGCCCCTGCAGGGACCAGCCCTTGGGCAGTGTTCACCCCGTAGAGCTTGGCTCCATCAGCACTGGAGAGCCCTCACCCCTGC ACCCCGAGAATTCTGTGCTTACCTCAGTAAGAACTGCCCTACGAAGCTCAACCACACAGACCTGCTCCATCCTTATG GTTGGGAAGGGCTCAACACCAGATCCGCTTCATACCCCCATCTGTATCTCCGCAAAGTTATAG
- the Adam33 gene encoding disintegrin and metalloproteinase domain-containing protein 33 isoform X4 produces the protein MGLGCGRPGGSPMLLLLLLLPPACLLRSSRTFPGNAPGEPVTPHWILDGEHWLKVTLEEPILKPDVVLVALEAEGRDLLLELEKNHRLLAPGYTETHYSPDGQPVVLFPNHTDHCHYHGRVRGFLDSWVALSICSGMRGLIGVSSNVSYYLYPWAPGDTEDFATHKIFRMEQLFPWRGARRDKDSKYKAGMASLPHVPQSRVRREARKSPRYLELYMVADHTLFLVQRQNLNHTRQRLLEVANCVDQILRTLDIQVVLTGLEVWTEQDHSPITQDANATLWAFLQWRRGLWARRPHDSTQLLTGRTFQGTMVGLAPVEGMCRAESSGGVSTDHSELPVGTAATMAHEIGHSLGLRHDSEGCCTEADAEQGGCVMEAATGYPFPRVFSACSRRQLRAFFRKGGGACLSSSPAPGLLVLPARCGDGFVEAGEECDCGSGQVRSSAPSPGTGADPCSQPPPGLACCPVTHPVLSSLTSGVSRPLLLCPQLLPACGGPMRPRRLLCAVPGEGSGNCGSKLGWYLPGPLTECELDPVCGLTWRSLGLSAKIPDSPLSLPSPNGSLAQLKSAGTPCRPAVSACDLPEFCTGTSPHCPADVYLLDGSPCAEGRGYCLDGWCPTLEQQCQQLWGPGSQPAPEPCFQEVNSVGNSQGNCGQDSKGSFLPCAERDAQCGKLLCQGGEPKPLVPHLVTVDSTVLLEGHKVACRGASVLPGAYLDQLDLSLVEPGTRCGPSMVCQDRHCRNATSQELERCLTACRNHGVCNSNHNCHCAAGWAPPFCDKPGPGGSMDSGPAQPANRVAFPLAVLLSFLLPLLPGAGLAWCYYQLPRLRQPPGWCCERGPMCNRPISSPCRDQPLGSVHPVELGSISTGEPSPLPPGTPTVLALLRCFQTPRILCLPQ, from the exons CAGGCTCCTGGCCCCAGGATACACAGAAACTCACTACAGCCCAGATGGGCAGCCTGTGGTGCTATTCCCCAACCACACG GATCATTGCCATTATCATGGGCGTGTGAGGGGCTTTCTGGATTCCTGGGTCGCCCTCAGCATCTGCTCAGGGATGAG GGGCCTGATTGGGGTCAGTAGCAATGTCAGTTACTATCTGTATCCCTGGGCTCCCGGGGACACCGAGGACTTCGCAACCCACAAGATCTTCAGGATGGAGCAGCTGTTCCCCTGGAGAGGGGCTCGGAGAGACAAGGACTCCAAATACAAAGCAGGAATGGCCAGTCTTCCTCATGTCCCCCAGAGCCGG GTGAGGAGAGAGGCCCGCAAGAGCCCCAGGTACCTGGAACTGTACATGGTGGCTGACCACACTCTG TTCCTGGTCCAGCGCCAGAACCTGAACCACACGAGACAGCGCCTCCTGGAAGTTGCCAATTGCGTGGACCAG ATTCTGAGGACCCTGGATATCCAGGTGGTGTTGACAGGCCTGGAAGTGTGGACCGAGCAGGATCACAGCCCCATCACGCAGGACGCAAACGCAACGCTCTGGGCTTTCCTACAGTGGCGCCGTGGGCTGTGGGCTAGGAGACCCCACGACTCCACACAACTGCTCAC GGGGCGCACCTTCCAGGGCACCATGGTGGGCCTGGCGCCTGTGGAGGGTATGTGCCGTGCCGAGAGCTCCGGAGGTGTGAGCACG GACCACTCGGAACTCCCCGTCGGCACAGCAGCCACCATGGCCCACGAGATAGGCCACAGCCTGGGCCTCCGCCATGACTCCGAAGGATGCTGCACGGAAGCAGACGCAGAACAAGGGGGCTGCGTCATGGAGGCAGCCACAGG GTACCCGTTCCCGCGCGTCTTCAGCGCCTGCAGCCGCCGCCAGCTGCGCGCCTTCTTCCGCAAGGGAGGCGGGGCGTGCCTCTCCTCTAGCCCGGCCCCGGGGCTCCTGGTCCTGCCCGCCCGCTGCGGAGACGGCTtcgtggaagcaggagaagagtgCGACTGCGGTTCCGGCCAGGTTAGGTCATCGGCTCCGTCCCCGGGGACCGGTGCTGACCCGTGCTCCCAGCCTCCCCCAGGTCTAGCTTGCTGCCCCGTCACGCATCCtgttctctcctctctgactTCAGGAGTGTCCAGACCCCTGCTGCTTTGCCCACAACTGCTCCCTGCGTGCGGGGGCCCAATGCGCCCACGGCGATTGCTGTGCGCAGTGCCTGGTGAGGGCTCCGGAAACTGTGGATCAAAGCTGGGCTGGTACCTTCCTGGTCCCCTTACTGAGTGTGAGCTTGACCCGGTGTGTGGGCTCACTTGGCGCTCCCTAGGGCTTTCTGCAAAGATCCCTGACTCTCCcctgtctctcccctcccctaACGGGTCGCTGGCGCAGCTGAAGTCGGCGGGCACGCCTTGTCGTCCGGCTGTAAGCGCCTGCGACCTCCCTGAGTTCTGCACGGGCACCTCCCCGCACTGCCCCGCGGACGTTTACCTCCTGGACGGCTCACCCTGCGCCGAGGGCCGGGGCTATTGCCTGGATGGCTGGTGTCCCACGCTGGAGCAGCAGTGCCAGCAGCTCTGGGGGCCCG GGTCCCAGCCTGCCCCCGAGCCATGTTTCCAGGAGGTGAACTCCGTGGGCAATTCTCAGGGGAACTGCGGCCAGGATAGCAAGGGCAGCTTCCTGCCTTGTGCCGAGAG GGACGCTCAGTGTGGGAAGCTGCTGTGCCAGGGAGGGGAGCCAAAGCCACTTGTGCCACACTTGGTGACCGTGGATTCCACAGTTCTCCTAGAGGGCCACAAAGTGGCTTGCCGGGGAGCCTCCGTGCTCCCTGGTGCTTATCTGGACCAGCTTGACTTGAGTCTGGTGGAGCCAGGCACCCGCTGTGGACCTAGCATG GTGTGCCAGGACAGGCATTGCCGGAATGCTACCTCCCAGGAGCTGGAGCGTTGCTTGACTGCCTGCCGTAACCATGGG GTTTGCAATAGCAACCACAACTGCCACTGCGCTGCAGGCTGGGCTCCACCCTTCTGCGACAAGCCGGGCCCGGGTGGCAGCATGGACAGCGGCCCTGCACAGCCTGCAA ACCGAGTCGCCTTCCCACTGGCCGTgctcctcagcttcctgctgcctctgctccctggggCTGGCCTAGCCTGGTGCTACTACCAGCTTCCGAGACTGCGGCAGCCACCGGGATGGTGCTGCGAGAGGGGCCCCATGTGCAATAG GCCCATCAGTAGCCCCTGCAGGGACCAGCCCTTGGGCAGTGTTCACCCCGTAGAGCTTGGCTCCATCAGCACTGGAGAGCCCTCACCCCTGC CCCCAGGGACGCCAACAGTGCTTGCGCTTTTGCGTTGTTTTCAGACCCCGAGAATTCTGTGCTTACCTCAGTAA